The Paenibacillus macerans genome includes a window with the following:
- a CDS encoding transketolase produces MNIQELKIKAAQIRMDLLTIIHRAKTGHTGGSLSNTDILTALYYEIMNIDPANPKWDERDRFIASKGHSVESLWCILADLGFFPKEELLTYSQFGTRLIGHPNNKVPGIEMNTGALGHGLPISVGMALAAKRDGRSYRVFCLMGDGEQAEGSNWEAAMAGAHYKLDNLVGIIDRNRLQISGPTEDVMGLEPLEEKWAAFGWHVVSIDGNDMDELVRTLRSIPEATGKPTLVMANTVKGKGVSFAENVPAWHHHVPNDEQLRLAHAELQAYIEELTQKGTVHE; encoded by the coding sequence ATGAACATTCAAGAACTGAAAATCAAAGCCGCGCAAATCCGGATGGACCTTCTGACCATTATTCACCGGGCCAAAACCGGCCACACCGGCGGGTCGCTCAGCAACACCGACATTTTGACGGCCCTTTATTATGAAATTATGAACATCGATCCAGCGAATCCGAAATGGGATGAACGCGACCGTTTTATCGCCAGCAAAGGCCATTCCGTCGAATCGCTCTGGTGCATTTTGGCCGATCTCGGCTTTTTCCCGAAAGAGGAGCTTCTAACTTACAGCCAATTCGGCACGCGCCTGATCGGCCATCCCAACAATAAGGTACCGGGCATCGAAATGAACACCGGCGCTTTGGGCCACGGCCTGCCGATTTCGGTCGGCATGGCGCTCGCCGCCAAACGGGACGGACGCTCCTATCGCGTCTTCTGTCTGATGGGCGACGGCGAACAGGCCGAAGGGTCGAACTGGGAAGCGGCCATGGCCGGGGCCCATTACAAGCTGGATAACCTGGTCGGAATCATCGACCGCAACCGGCTGCAGATCAGCGGTCCCACCGAGGACGTCATGGGGCTTGAGCCTTTGGAAGAAAAATGGGCCGCCTTTGGCTGGCACGTCGTTTCCATCGACGGCAACGATATGGACGAACTCGTTCGCACGCTGCGTTCCATTCCCGAAGCCACGGGCAAGCCAACCCTCGTCATGGCCAATACGGTTAAGGGCAAAGGCGTTTCCTTTGCGGAAAATGTGCCGGCATGGCACCACCATGTGCCCAACGACGAACAGCTTCGCTTGGCTCACGCCGAACTGCAGGCCTACATCGAAGAATTAACGCAGAAAGGAACGGTGCATGAATGA
- a CDS encoding transketolase family protein, with translation MNTIPNRQVICETLLELAKEDRDIMVLASDSRGSAAMAPFAGTYPEQFVEVGIAEQNIVGMAAGLAHSGKKPFVTSPACFLSMRSIEQIKVDVAYSRTNVKLIGISGGISYGALGMSHHSVQDIAVARAIPGLAIVLPADRHETKKLTEALVKYDGGVYVRIGRNPVEDVYESGDYPFEIGKAVTMKDGKDVTIIAAGETVRVALDAAAALAAEGVSCRVLNMHTIKPLDEAAIIAAAKETGAIITVEEHSIYGGLGAAVAEVVVQNHPVPMKVLGIPDEPAIAGKTAEVFRHYGITGDNIKQVALDLISKR, from the coding sequence ATGAACACAATTCCGAATCGTCAAGTAATTTGCGAGACGCTGCTGGAACTGGCCAAGGAAGACCGCGATATTATGGTACTGGCGAGCGATTCCCGCGGCTCGGCGGCGATGGCCCCTTTTGCCGGCACCTACCCCGAGCAGTTCGTCGAGGTCGGCATCGCCGAGCAAAATATCGTCGGCATGGCGGCCGGCCTGGCCCACAGCGGCAAAAAGCCGTTCGTCACTTCGCCGGCCTGCTTCCTCAGCATGAGAAGCATTGAACAAATCAAGGTCGACGTCGCCTACTCCCGCACCAACGTCAAGCTGATCGGAATCAGCGGCGGCATAAGCTACGGCGCGCTGGGCATGTCCCACCACTCCGTACAGGACATCGCCGTCGCCCGGGCCATTCCGGGCCTGGCCATCGTGCTTCCCGCCGACCGCCACGAAACGAAAAAACTGACCGAAGCGTTGGTGAAATACGATGGCGGCGTGTACGTCCGCATCGGCCGCAACCCGGTCGAGGATGTATATGAGTCCGGCGACTATCCGTTTGAAATCGGTAAGGCCGTAACGATGAAAGACGGCAAGGACGTCACGATCATCGCCGCCGGCGAAACGGTGCGCGTCGCCTTGGACGCCGCCGCAGCGCTGGCTGCGGAAGGTGTCTCCTGCCGGGTGCTCAATATGCACACCATTAAACCGTTGGATGAAGCAGCGATTATCGCGGCGGCAAAAGAAACGGGAGCCATCATCACGGTGGAAGAGCACAGCATTTACGGCGGACTTGGCGCGGCCGTCGCGGAAGTTGTCGTTCAGAACCATCCCGTTCCGATGAAGGTGCTCGGCATCCCGGACGAACCGGCCATTGCCGGCAAGACGGCCGAAGTGTTCCGGCATTACGGCATCACCGGGGACAACATTAAGCAGGTTGCGCTTGATTTGATTAGCAAAAGATAA
- the glpK gene encoding glycerol kinase GlpK — protein MEAKQKYILAVDQSTSGTKALLVDRQGKVTARSSLEHKQIYPRPGWVEHDPLEIYDNVKSCIREVLRQADVSAAELAALTVTNQRETAVMWDKATGRPVYNAIVWQCQRTAETCERLKDEGHEERVRSKTGLLLDPYFSAAKFKWMLDHAEEAPRLLQEGRLLAGTMDSWLVWKLTGGKVHATDYTNASRTSLFNIHTLQWDEEMADLFGVPISLLPEVKASDDIVGYTGDDSLLSSPVPIAGIIGDSQGALFGHLCFAPGTAKATYGTGTSVLMNVGNEPVDGGAGLVTAIAWGAGGKVTYALEAVIRSSGDSIKWTRDNLGLFSTFEELQQSIDGLSSNEGVYLIPAFVGMGVPYWDPNARAAIVGMNRGTGKAHILRAALESIAYQVRDAVEFMEQRSAMPLRGLRTDGGASSNPWLMQFQADILGQAVTRSTCPELSAMGSVYLGGMATGFWSGLDQISADADLYETFQPVMSEQLRESNYSGWKNAVRSVIRQ, from the coding sequence ATGGAAGCAAAGCAAAAATATATTTTGGCGGTGGACCAAAGCACCTCGGGCACCAAAGCTTTGTTGGTCGACCGTCAGGGGAAAGTGACCGCCCGCTCCTCTTTGGAGCACAAACAAATCTATCCCCGCCCCGGGTGGGTGGAACATGATCCGCTCGAAATCTACGACAACGTAAAAAGCTGTATTCGCGAGGTTCTGCGGCAGGCCGATGTCTCCGCCGCGGAACTCGCGGCTTTAACCGTTACGAATCAGCGCGAAACCGCCGTGATGTGGGATAAGGCCACTGGGCGTCCGGTATACAACGCCATCGTCTGGCAGTGCCAAAGAACGGCCGAAACTTGCGAGCGGCTGAAGGACGAAGGCCATGAAGAGCGGGTCCGCTCCAAAACCGGACTCCTGCTGGATCCTTATTTCTCCGCGGCCAAATTTAAATGGATGCTCGACCATGCGGAGGAAGCCCCCCGCTTATTGCAGGAAGGCAGGCTGCTTGCGGGCACTATGGACAGCTGGCTGGTATGGAAGCTGACCGGCGGCAAGGTGCACGCTACTGATTACACCAACGCCAGCCGCACCTCCCTGTTTAATATTCACACTCTGCAATGGGATGAGGAAATGGCCGATCTGTTCGGAGTCCCCATCTCCCTGCTTCCCGAGGTGAAAGCCTCGGATGATATCGTCGGTTACACCGGCGATGACAGCCTCTTATCCTCCCCCGTTCCCATCGCCGGCATCATCGGCGACTCCCAAGGCGCGTTGTTCGGCCATTTGTGCTTCGCACCGGGAACGGCAAAAGCGACGTACGGCACGGGAACCTCGGTCCTGATGAACGTGGGGAATGAACCTGTTGACGGCGGCGCGGGGCTCGTAACCGCCATAGCCTGGGGCGCTGGCGGAAAGGTTACGTATGCTCTGGAAGCGGTTATTCGTTCGTCCGGAGACAGTATAAAATGGACTCGGGACAATCTGGGTTTGTTTTCGACCTTTGAGGAATTGCAACAATCGATTGACGGGCTTTCCTCCAATGAAGGCGTTTACTTGATCCCGGCTTTCGTCGGGATGGGCGTCCCCTACTGGGACCCTAACGCACGGGCGGCCATTGTCGGCATGAACCGGGGAACGGGCAAAGCCCATATCCTGCGCGCTGCGCTGGAAAGCATCGCATACCAGGTGCGCGACGCCGTGGAATTTATGGAACAGCGATCCGCGATGCCGCTGCGCGGGCTGCGCACGGACGGCGGCGCATCGTCCAACCCTTGGCTGATGCAATTTCAAGCCGACATTCTCGGGCAGGCAGTGACGCGTTCCACTTGTCCCGAACTTTCGGCCATGGGCTCCGTTTATCTCGGCGGCATGGCGACCGGTTTTTGGAGCGGTTTGGACCAAATAAGCGCCGACGCGGATCTTTACGAGACATTTCAGCCCGTCATGAGCGAGCAACTTCGGGAAAGCAATTATTCCGGCTGGAAAAATGCCGTTCGCTCCGTTATAAGACAGTAA
- a CDS encoding DUF2262 domain-containing protein yields MLYFNDGDMFWGHSIIVRGHCDGTFEPAEIAG; encoded by the coding sequence TTGCTCTACTTTAATGACGGCGATATGTTTTGGGGACATTCGATCATAGTGCGGGGTCATTGCGACGGCACGTTCGAGCCGGCTGAAATAGCCGGGTAA
- a CDS encoding NADH:flavin oxidoreductase produces MTYSQSTQSTQSTQALFQPFTIGNMTLPNRIVMAPMTRQFAPGGVPGPDMAAYYRRRAENGVGLIVTGGTLIDHPDTSHMENIPRFFGEAALAGWANAAAAVHEAGGRIIPQLAHIGERGHVGDYSEAELADIVQAFARAASAAKRIGFDGIELHGAHGFLIDQFFWEKTNPRNDRYGGDIAGRTRFAVEVIEASRRAVGPDFPIGLRFSQWKMSDYTARLAETPEMLEQILAPLAEAGVDMFHLSTRRFWEPEFAGSELNLAGWVKKLTGKPTITVGSVGLDGGFAKPDGKDAGAEAIGALIARLERGEFDLVAVGRALLADPAWASKIRDGRFDELILFTPEAEQTLY; encoded by the coding sequence ATGACTTATTCTCAATCCACCCAATCCACCCAATCCACCCAAGCTTTGTTTCAACCGTTCACCATCGGGAATATGACGCTGCCTAACCGTATTGTAATGGCGCCGATGACCCGGCAATTTGCACCGGGCGGCGTGCCCGGTCCGGATATGGCCGCTTACTACCGCCGCCGGGCGGAAAACGGCGTCGGACTGATCGTAACCGGAGGTACGCTGATCGATCATCCGGATACGTCCCATATGGAGAACATACCGCGGTTTTTCGGCGAAGCCGCATTAGCCGGCTGGGCTAACGCAGCGGCCGCGGTGCATGAGGCGGGCGGACGGATCATCCCGCAGCTTGCCCATATAGGAGAGCGGGGCCATGTCGGGGATTATTCGGAAGCGGAGCTCGCCGATATCGTTCAGGCATTCGCACGGGCGGCCTCCGCAGCCAAGCGGATCGGCTTCGACGGCATCGAGCTCCACGGCGCGCACGGATTTTTGATCGATCAATTTTTCTGGGAAAAGACCAACCCGCGCAACGACCGTTACGGCGGCGACATCGCCGGGCGCACCCGGTTTGCGGTGGAAGTCATCGAAGCCAGCCGCCGCGCTGTCGGCCCGGATTTTCCGATCGGGCTGCGCTTCTCGCAATGGAAGATGAGCGACTACACGGCGAGACTGGCTGAAACGCCGGAAATGCTGGAACAAATATTGGCGCCCTTGGCCGAGGCCGGGGTTGATATGTTTCATCTATCTACACGCCGTTTCTGGGAACCCGAGTTTGCGGGCTCCGAGCTGAATTTGGCCGGATGGGTCAAAAAGCTGACGGGGAAGCCGACGATTACGGTCGGATCGGTTGGCCTGGACGGCGGCTTTGCAAAGCCGGACGGAAAGGATGCGGGAGCTGAAGCCATCGGCGCGTTGATCGCAAGGCTGGAACGTGGAGAATTCGATCTGGTGGCCGTAGGCCGGGCTTTGTTGGCCGATCCCGCTTGGGCAAGCAAGATTCGCGACGGCCGGTTCGACGAATTGATCCTCTTTACCCCCGAGGCCGAGCAAACACTGTATTAA
- a CDS encoding TetR/AcrR family transcriptional regulator, whose amino-acid sequence MSRPREFDVDRALCQSMEVFWAKGFKSTSYEDLTRTTQVKKQSLYCVFKDKRDLFLKALALYRERSVAILEELASEEMPPLRKLESICEAALYPHEEAMRRGCFMVNTVLEFGADDLEVNREAELMSEQVERIFERVIRSGQERQMITTRQTSKELAALLNNMLNGAKVMEKSGASRERIDAVLRSTIALLASENA is encoded by the coding sequence ATGAGCAGACCAAGGGAATTTGATGTCGATCGTGCGCTGTGCCAGTCTATGGAAGTTTTCTGGGCGAAAGGCTTCAAGTCGACTTCCTACGAAGATTTGACGCGTACGACGCAAGTGAAGAAGCAAAGTTTATATTGCGTATTCAAGGACAAACGCGACTTGTTTTTAAAAGCGCTGGCCTTGTATCGCGAACGGAGCGTAGCCATCCTGGAAGAGCTGGCCTCCGAGGAGATGCCTCCTTTGCGAAAACTGGAATCCATCTGCGAAGCTGCGCTTTATCCGCATGAAGAGGCCATGCGCCGGGGATGTTTTATGGTCAATACCGTGTTGGAATTTGGAGCCGACGATCTGGAGGTTAACCGCGAGGCTGAGTTGATGTCCGAACAAGTCGAACGCATCTTTGAGAGGGTCATCCGCAGCGGCCAGGAGCGGCAGATGATTACGACGCGCCAGACCAGCAAGGAACTTGCCGCTTTATTGAATAACATGCTTAACGGCGCGAAGGTCATGGAGAAGTCGGGCGCTTCCCGGGAGCGGATCGATGCGGTGCTGCGTTCGACTATTGCCCTGCTGGCATCGGAGAATGCTTGA
- a CDS encoding glucoamylase family protein: protein MKKGRLISFMLIVGLLANLMVTPLASASNGGNQTAFRAELKAIAMKTYKYFQDHTDPKTGMTYDEVRVTEDGIKEAKHTSPTNIGMYMMSTVSAHELGIISKKEAVKRIQTTLNTLEKLEKWNGLFYNWYNTDDGSIKKDWGQFISQVDNGWLSAGLIVAGQAYEELRGQTSKLVENMNYAPLYDPEVGQFRGGYDVAQGKLTDHHYGMFYTEPRVASYIAIGKGDVPKDHWWKMYRTLPKEWDWQAQIPQGQNAQYDGVTVFEGHYEYNGVKFVPSWGGSMFEGLMPGIVLKEKELGTKALGLNNKRHVELQIAYAKEKGYPAWGFSPSATPTGYSEFAATPLGTSGYKDGATVTAHAAFLALEYAPDAVRENIKTFKKLNMYGKYGFYDSVNVETGELAKAYLALDQGMIMVSIANYVKDGVIRNYFHSDPIGQKPEALLEREVFSIQ, encoded by the coding sequence ATGAAAAAAGGAAGACTCATTAGTTTCATGTTGATCGTTGGCCTTTTAGCAAATCTGATGGTAACTCCGCTGGCCTCAGCCAGTAATGGCGGAAATCAAACTGCTTTTCGCGCAGAATTGAAAGCGATTGCAATGAAGACTTATAAGTATTTTCAGGACCATACGGATCCGAAAACGGGAATGACTTATGATGAGGTGCGCGTTACGGAAGACGGAATCAAAGAAGCAAAGCATACCTCGCCGACAAATATCGGCATGTATATGATGAGTACGGTTTCAGCGCATGAATTGGGCATTATTTCAAAAAAAGAAGCGGTTAAGCGCATTCAAACCACTTTAAATACGCTCGAAAAGCTGGAAAAATGGAACGGCTTGTTCTACAACTGGTATAACACGGATGACGGTTCCATTAAGAAAGATTGGGGGCAATTTATCTCTCAGGTGGATAACGGCTGGCTTTCCGCAGGTTTAATTGTCGCCGGGCAAGCGTATGAAGAGCTGCGAGGGCAAACAAGCAAGCTGGTTGAGAACATGAATTATGCACCGTTATATGATCCGGAAGTCGGCCAATTCCGCGGCGGCTATGATGTCGCTCAAGGCAAACTGACCGATCATCATTACGGAATGTTTTACACGGAACCGCGCGTGGCCAGCTATATTGCCATCGGAAAAGGCGACGTACCTAAGGATCATTGGTGGAAAATGTATCGTACATTGCCGAAAGAATGGGATTGGCAAGCTCAGATTCCGCAAGGACAAAACGCGCAGTATGATGGAGTGACCGTTTTCGAGGGGCACTATGAATACAATGGCGTAAAGTTTGTGCCAAGTTGGGGAGGAAGCATGTTTGAAGGGCTTATGCCCGGAATCGTATTGAAAGAAAAAGAGCTTGGCACAAAAGCATTGGGATTAAACAATAAACGTCATGTAGAGCTGCAAATCGCCTATGCCAAGGAAAAAGGCTATCCTGCGTGGGGGTTCTCTCCCTCTGCAACGCCGACCGGATACAGTGAGTTTGCGGCAACACCGCTGGGTACATCAGGCTATAAAGACGGAGCGACCGTAACTGCGCATGCTGCATTTCTTGCTCTGGAGTATGCGCCCGATGCTGTGCGGGAAAACATCAAAACTTTCAAAAAGTTGAATATGTACGGCAAATACGGGTTCTATGATTCTGTGAATGTAGAAACAGGAGAACTTGCTAAAGCCTATCTGGCACTTGATCAAGGGATGATTATGGTGTCCATTGCCAACTATGTCAAAGATGGCGTCATTCGCAATTATTTCCACAGTGATCCGATCGGCCAAAAACCGGAGGCATTGTTGGAAAGAGAAGTATTCTCCATTCAATAA
- a CDS encoding LacI family DNA-binding transcriptional regulator, which translates to MVSIKDIAKQAGFSISTVSLALNGSPKVTNETSAKILAVAEQLNYVPNAAARSLKTRESKIIGVYLTDFSGAFYGDLLHGVKEVLSRKEYDMVVCSGKQSHRLLPERMVDGAIILDETFSSEELLKYADLGHKIVVLDRELDHPNINQVLLDNKAGAALAVEHLIEQGHRKLYVVTGPKGSYDSKQRLKAVKQTADRFDGVELVEIEGNFNKADGERAAKRILREYTSPVAVFCLNDEMAIGLYDAVKHTDYVIGRDIHVIGFDNIELSEYTVPRLATIDYSKRKWGALASEQLLKVLAGEPVEHERIYVTLVNGDSVGKA; encoded by the coding sequence GTGGTTAGCATTAAGGACATTGCCAAACAGGCCGGATTTTCCATCTCCACGGTATCCCTCGCCTTAAACGGCAGCCCGAAAGTCACGAACGAGACGAGCGCGAAAATCCTCGCCGTCGCCGAACAATTGAATTATGTGCCCAATGCTGCCGCGCGATCCTTAAAAACCCGGGAGTCCAAAATTATCGGCGTATATTTAACCGACTTCAGCGGCGCGTTTTATGGCGACCTGCTGCACGGCGTCAAAGAGGTGCTGAGCCGGAAGGAATACGACATGGTCGTGTGCAGCGGCAAGCAGTCCCATCGTCTGCTACCGGAGCGCATGGTCGACGGGGCGATCATTTTGGATGAGACGTTTTCCAGCGAGGAGCTGCTTAAATACGCCGATCTCGGGCATAAAATCGTGGTGCTCGACCGCGAGCTGGATCACCCGAACATCAATCAAGTGCTGCTGGACAACAAGGCGGGCGCCGCTTTGGCCGTCGAGCACCTGATCGAGCAGGGTCACCGCAAGCTCTACGTCGTGACGGGCCCGAAGGGCTCGTACGATTCGAAGCAGCGGCTGAAGGCGGTGAAGCAGACGGCGGACCGTTTCGACGGAGTGGAGCTGGTTGAAATCGAAGGGAATTTCAACAAAGCCGACGGGGAACGGGCCGCCAAGCGGATCCTTCGGGAATACACTTCTCCCGTGGCCGTCTTTTGCTTGAACGATGAGATGGCGATCGGGCTCTACGATGCGGTGAAGCATACCGACTATGTGATCGGCAGGGACATTCACGTGATCGGCTTCGATAACATCGAATTGTCCGAATACACGGTGCCGCGGCTGGCGACGATCGATTACTCCAAACGCAAGTGGGGGGCGCTGGCCTCCGAGCAGTTGCTGAAGGTGCTGGCCGGCGAACCGGTCGAGCACGAACGAATATACGTGACGCTGGTCAACGGCGATTCGGTGGGAAAAGCATAA
- a CDS encoding GH36-type glycosyl hydrolase domain-containing protein, whose protein sequence is MAEMEAKTVLQAGDLAFALWNSGDMYEMKYRETMINQLLSGPVEGSLNNLYLRLHRPEGIQALPLLGVRSNGRVKSGAEAAVWDGEAAGIRCRVVLTLDPRGVWFWDVRLAGQTPYEIDVVYGQDVGIAEQGAVRSNEAYLSQYIDHAVFRHARWGMVVCSRQNQPQRGKFPYLQQGSLTGAIGFSTDGFQFFGLSYKETDRPEALARPDLAGDIYQYEFAYTALQSKRQILSGEARFVFYGLIQEDHPAAIEALEHEELIEDAWRNVESKAAAVSAANAAAAAVPASRAAAIGEPLGTEPMDEAELETLFPHRHHEERENGTLLSFFTDTHEHVVLKEKELRVERPHGIILMSGGNDRMNADVITTTSYMYGVFNSQIAVGNTSFHKLVSNVRNALNVSKASGQRIYVEMDGVYRLLTMPSMFEMGFNYARWTYKTPDDTIIVTNHTAAEAPELTLRVASAKGRAYRYLVTNQIVMNDHEFLLPYRMEQGEGTLTFRADRAAISAAVYPDLAYRMHVAGTDFQVFDESKLAPGAEPGSSSLVVLETEPSAEWTLTVQGLLNGGEPPLSGRGEREEIARYRDFLGRVMNGFRLTAEGEAAEELQKLNALAWWYTHNMLVHFSVPHGLEQYGGAAWGTRDVCQGPAEYFLATQKYGVVKDILKTVYAHQYEEDGNWPQWFMFDGYFRIQQEESHGDIIVWPLKVLGDYLAATGDYGILNEEVPYTLKEGFEPSAETATIREHAKKEIGFIRSRFLHDTFLSSYGDGDWDDTLQPANAQLKRYMISSWTVALTYQTFRGLAEALPAEEQAWADELADLAAGIKRDFNKYMLGSEVIPGFVYMEEPGQAELMLHPADTKTGIRYRLLPMTRSMIAELLTAEQAEAHYALIKEKLYYPDGVRLMDRPANYRGGVSAHFKRAEQAANFGREIGLQYVHAHIRFIEAMVKLGKAEEAWKGLHMINPVGLQEAVPNAELRQSNTYFSSSDGKFATRYEADERFDELRRGAVPVKGGWRIYSSGPGIYMNQLISNCLGLRRHGEDLVIDPVLPPHLDGLRFDFVWMGVPTCFVYRMDGQGRRVRINGRDVPVRENPGYYRSGGVRLSRQDFASAGTKDHNVVEIFM, encoded by the coding sequence ATGGCGGAAATGGAGGCGAAAACGGTCCTTCAAGCGGGGGATTTGGCCTTTGCGTTATGGAATAGCGGCGATATGTACGAAATGAAATACCGGGAAACGATGATCAACCAGCTGTTGTCCGGTCCGGTGGAAGGCTCGCTGAACAATCTTTATTTGCGGCTGCACCGGCCGGAAGGCATCCAAGCGCTTCCCCTGCTCGGCGTCCGCTCGAACGGCCGGGTGAAAAGCGGCGCGGAGGCGGCTGTTTGGGACGGCGAGGCCGCGGGCATCCGCTGCCGGGTCGTTTTGACGCTGGACCCGCGGGGCGTTTGGTTTTGGGACGTCCGGCTGGCGGGGCAAACCCCGTACGAGATCGATGTCGTATACGGCCAGGATGTCGGCATCGCCGAACAAGGGGCCGTGCGCAGCAATGAAGCGTACTTATCGCAATACATCGACCACGCCGTCTTCCGGCACGCGCGCTGGGGAATGGTTGTCTGTTCCCGGCAAAACCAGCCGCAACGGGGGAAATTCCCGTATTTGCAGCAAGGTTCGCTGACGGGGGCCATCGGGTTTTCGACCGACGGATTTCAGTTTTTCGGGCTATCGTACAAGGAAACCGACCGGCCTGAAGCGCTGGCCCGGCCGGACCTGGCGGGCGATATCTATCAATACGAGTTTGCGTACACGGCCCTGCAGTCGAAACGGCAAATCTTGTCCGGAGAGGCGCGGTTCGTGTTTTACGGATTGATTCAGGAAGACCATCCCGCGGCAATCGAGGCGCTGGAGCACGAAGAGCTGATAGAGGATGCTTGGCGCAATGTTGAATCCAAAGCGGCCGCGGTTTCGGCGGCGAATGCCGCCGCTGCGGCGGTGCCGGCATCGCGGGCTGCGGCGATCGGCGAGCCGCTCGGTACCGAGCCGATGGATGAAGCCGAACTCGAAACATTGTTCCCGCACCGGCATCATGAGGAGCGCGAGAACGGGACGCTGCTGTCTTTTTTCACGGATACGCATGAGCATGTCGTACTGAAGGAAAAAGAGCTTCGGGTGGAGCGCCCGCACGGCATCATCCTGATGTCCGGCGGCAATGACCGGATGAACGCGGACGTCATCACGACGACCTCCTATATGTACGGCGTTTTTAATTCACAAATCGCGGTCGGCAATACATCGTTCCACAAACTGGTTTCGAACGTCCGGAACGCGCTGAACGTTTCCAAGGCGTCGGGGCAGCGGATCTACGTGGAAATGGACGGGGTTTACCGGCTGCTGACGATGCCTTCGATGTTCGAGATGGGCTTCAACTATGCGCGCTGGACGTATAAAACGCCGGACGACACGATCATCGTGACGAACCATACGGCGGCGGAAGCGCCGGAATTGACGCTGCGCGTCGCTTCCGCCAAGGGACGGGCCTACCGGTATTTGGTGACGAACCAGATCGTCATGAACGATCATGAATTCTTGCTGCCGTACCGGATGGAGCAAGGGGAAGGAACGCTGACGTTCCGGGCCGACCGCGCGGCCATTTCCGCTGCGGTTTATCCGGATTTGGCCTACCGGATGCACGTTGCGGGCACGGACTTCCAAGTATTTGATGAAAGCAAGCTGGCTCCCGGCGCGGAGCCGGGCAGTTCCTCGCTGGTGGTGCTGGAAACGGAGCCAAGCGCGGAATGGACGCTGACCGTGCAAGGGCTGCTGAACGGCGGCGAACCGCCGCTGTCCGGCCGCGGGGAGCGGGAAGAGATCGCGCGTTACCGCGATTTTCTGGGCCGGGTCATGAACGGGTTCCGTTTGACGGCGGAAGGCGAAGCCGCGGAGGAACTGCAAAAGCTGAACGCGCTCGCCTGGTGGTACACGCATAACATGCTGGTGCACTTCTCCGTGCCCCACGGGCTGGAGCAGTACGGCGGGGCGGCCTGGGGAACGCGCGACGTTTGCCAGGGACCGGCGGAATACTTTTTGGCCACGCAAAAATACGGGGTGGTCAAGGACATCCTCAAAACGGTGTATGCGCACCAATACGAGGAGGACGGCAATTGGCCGCAATGGTTCATGTTCGACGGTTATTTCCGGATCCAGCAGGAGGAAAGCCACGGCGACATCATCGTATGGCCGCTGAAAGTGCTGGGCGATTATTTGGCGGCCACCGGGGATTACGGGATTCTCAATGAAGAAGTTCCGTATACGTTAAAGGAAGGCTTCGAGCCTTCTGCGGAAACAGCGACGATCCGCGAACATGCGAAGAAGGAGATCGGCTTCATCCGCAGCCGCTTCCTGCACGACACGTTTTTGTCGTCCTACGGGGACGGCGACTGGGACGATACGCTTCAACCGGCCAACGCCCAGCTCAAACGGTATATGATCAGCAGCTGGACGGTGGCGCTGACGTACCAAACGTTCCGCGGGCTGGCGGAGGCGCTGCCGGCTGAGGAGCAGGCTTGGGCCGACGAGCTTGCGGACCTGGCGGCGGGCATCAAACGCGATTTTAACAAATACATGCTGGGCAGCGAAGTGATTCCGGGTTTCGTGTACATGGAAGAGCCGGGGCAAGCCGAACTGATGCTGCATCCGGCGGATACGAAAACGGGCATCCGCTACCGCCTGCTGCCGATGACGCGCAGTATGATCGCCGAGTTGTTGACCGCCGAGCAGGCGGAAGCGCACTACGCTCTGATCAAGGAAAAGCTGTATTATCCGGACGGGGTGCGCCTGATGGACCGGCCGGCGAACTACCGGGGCGGCGTCAGCGCGCATTTCAAGCGAGCGGAACAGGCTGCCAACTTCGGACGGGAGATCGGGCTGCAGTACGTGCACGCCCATATCCGCTTCATCGAAGCGATGGTCAAGTTGGGGAAAGCCGAGGAAGCCTGGAAAGGATTGCACATGATCAATCCGGTCGGCCTGCAGGAGGCCGTGCCGAACGCCGAACTGCGGCAAAGCAATACGTACTTCAGCAGCTCGGACGGCAAATTCGCCACCCGTTACGAAGCGGACGAGCGGTTTGACGAGCTGCGGCGCGGCGCCGTGCCGGTGAAAGGCGGCTGGCGGATTTACTCCAGCGGCCCGGGGATCTACATGAATCAGCTGATTTCCAACTGTTTAGGCCTCCGCCGCCATGGGGAAGATCTCGTCATCGATCCCGTGCTCCCGCCGCATCTCGACGGGCTGCGGTTCGACTTCGTCTGGATGGGCGTCCCGACATGCTTCGTTTACCGCATGGACGGCCAGGGACGCCGGGTGCGGATCAACGGCCGGGACGTTCCCGTCCGGGAGAACCCCGGATATTACCGCAGCGGCGGGGTTCGCCTCAGCCGGCAGGATTTTGCGTCGGCGGGGACCAAGGATCATAACGTCGTTGAAATCTTTATGTAA